The Halanaerobium praevalens DSM 2228 genome contains a region encoding:
- the yajC gene encoding preprotein translocase subunit YajC, with amino-acid sequence MEYLYAILPWILIFGIFWFFLIRPQQKQKKEHQKMLDELTIGDKVVTIGGIKGKIIKIKDNNVRIRVSSNVDIDFVKNAISKMEEKNSSKKKEKKEEKNKEEE; translated from the coding sequence ATGGAATATTTATACGCTATTTTGCCATGGATTTTAATTTTCGGTATTTTTTGGTTCTTTTTAATTAGACCTCAACAAAAACAGAAAAAAGAACACCAAAAAATGTTAGATGAATTAACAATTGGTGATAAAGTTGTTACTATTGGTGGAATTAAAGGAAAGATAATCAAAATTAAGGATAACAACGTTAGAATAAGAGTTTCATCTAATGTTGATATTGATTTTGTTAAAAATGCTATTTCCAAAATGGAAGAGAAAAATTCTTCAAAAAAGAAAGAGAAAAAAGAAGAAAAAAATAAAGAAGAAGAATAA
- the lepB gene encoding signal peptidase I: MKSAVKEFLQSLVIAGILAFFIITFIAQSFVVDGKSMVNTLHDGERLFVNKFIYRFHPPERGDIVVFSPKGAPSKKYIKRVIGTPGDTVYIKNGVVYVNGEALEENYLPEKMVGDFGPYEVPKERVFVLGDNRNHSADSRFKSIVGFVDYDSISGKAFWVYWPLTEMRIIDHQNYNLSFEN; this comes from the coding sequence GTGAAAAGTGCAGTTAAAGAATTTTTACAGTCTTTAGTAATAGCAGGAATTTTAGCTTTTTTTATAATTACATTTATTGCTCAATCATTTGTGGTAGATGGCAAGTCAATGGTAAATACCCTTCATGATGGAGAACGGTTATTTGTAAATAAGTTTATTTATAGATTTCATCCTCCAGAAAGAGGAGATATAGTTGTTTTTTCTCCGAAGGGAGCTCCTAGTAAAAAATACATAAAGAGAGTAATCGGTACCCCTGGTGATACTGTCTATATTAAAAATGGAGTAGTTTATGTTAATGGGGAAGCTTTAGAAGAAAATTATTTACCAGAAAAAATGGTTGGAGATTTTGGTCCTTATGAGGTTCCAAAAGAAAGAGTTTTTGTTTTAGGAGATAATAGAAATCATAGTGCTGACAGTCGCTTTAAAAGTATTGTAGGTTTTGTTGACTATGACTCTATTTCTGGTAAGGCTTTTTGGGTTTATTGGCCTTTAACTGAAATGAGAATTATAGATCATCAAAATTACAATTTATCGTTTGAAAATTAA
- the secD gene encoding protein translocase subunit SecD, giving the protein MRYKRKRRIKLIIILAIIAFAAFLYLQHGINLGLDLQGGAHIVLQAQPTEDREIDDTVMTGIKSVIERRVNQLGLSEPLIQREGSDRIIVELPAVDSPNEAINTIGRTAMLTFQNSAGEVLMTGEAVKDARADHDQYGRPVIAFTLTNDGSAKFADITRNYMGKRIAIKLDHEILTNPTVQAVIEKKGQITGYNSIEAAEEDAILIREGALPVPVEVIETRTVGPTLGAISIQKSIKAGLIGLLLVAIYMVIYYRFPGVLAAVILAIYGLLLMGTMSGLQATLTLPGIAGLILSIGMAVDANIIIFERIKDELKSGKTLRAAIDAGFKRAYTTIVDANVTTVMTALILAYFTSGTVRGFAVTLGIGIIVSMFTAFFVTRNVIDIFAGSKLLRENKSFGVRKG; this is encoded by the coding sequence ATGAGATATAAAAGAAAAAGAAGAATTAAATTAATTATTATTTTAGCTATTATTGCTTTTGCTGCTTTTTTATATTTACAGCATGGTATTAATTTAGGTCTTGATTTACAAGGTGGGGCACATATAGTTTTACAAGCCCAACCGACTGAAGATAGAGAAATTGATGATACAGTCATGACGGGGATTAAAAGTGTTATTGAAAGAAGAGTTAACCAATTAGGGTTAAGTGAACCTTTAATTCAGAGAGAGGGTTCTGATCGGATAATAGTTGAGTTACCAGCAGTAGATAGTCCAAATGAGGCTATCAATACAATTGGTAGAACTGCAATGCTAACATTTCAAAACTCTGCTGGAGAAGTTTTAATGACAGGAGAAGCTGTTAAAGATGCTCGAGCTGATCATGATCAGTATGGAAGACCAGTAATTGCTTTTACCTTAACTAATGATGGTTCTGCTAAGTTTGCAGATATTACTAGAAATTATATGGGGAAAAGAATTGCCATAAAGCTTGATCATGAGATTTTAACTAACCCAACAGTGCAAGCAGTAATTGAAAAAAAGGGTCAAATAACAGGCTATAATAGTATTGAAGCAGCAGAAGAAGATGCCATTTTAATTCGAGAAGGTGCACTTCCAGTTCCTGTTGAGGTTATTGAGACTAGAACTGTTGGTCCTACTTTAGGGGCTATTTCAATTCAAAAAAGTATTAAAGCTGGTTTAATTGGACTTTTATTAGTTGCTATTTATATGGTTATTTATTATAGATTCCCTGGTGTTTTAGCAGCTGTTATTTTAGCAATTTATGGTTTGCTTTTAATGGGAACTATGTCTGGCTTACAAGCAACTTTAACTTTACCAGGAATAGCTGGTTTAATCTTATCTATTGGTATGGCAGTTGATGCAAATATTATTATTTTTGAAAGAATAAAAGATGAACTTAAATCAGGTAAAACACTTAGAGCAGCAATTGATGCAGGTTTTAAAAGAGCCTATACAACAATTGTTGATGCTAATGTAACTACAGTTATGACTGCTCTTATTCTGGCCTATTTTACTAGTGGTACAGTTAGAGGTTTTGCTGTTACTCTAGGTATAGGTATTATTGTCAGTATGTTTACTGCTTTTTTTGTTACTAGAAATGTGATTGATATTTTTGCTGGCAGTAAATTATTACGTGAAAATAAATCTTTCGGGGTCAGAAAGGGGTAA
- the secF gene encoding protein translocase subunit SecF codes for MDILGKRKIWYILSLTIIVIGLGFLLINGLNLGIDFNGGTLMEFSFKEDIGTEAVRDVLQSIDIAADSKLQHSEGSGENGIIIRASSLESEEIIAIDDAIHSEFESAEMLRTEMVGPTIGRELRINALLAMIVASIAIVAYISFRFEFRFAAVSIITLMHDILITIGIFAMLGREVNTAFVAALLTIVGYSINDTIVIFDRIRENMKLMHKAPFIEQANTAVVDTLPRSINTSITTLITILAIYFFGGASIQTFMLALFIGMFAGTYSSIFVASPLLVTWEEKISK; via the coding sequence GTGGATATTTTAGGTAAAAGAAAAATATGGTACATTTTGTCATTAACTATAATTGTCATTGGATTAGGATTTTTATTAATCAATGGCTTGAATTTAGGTATTGATTTTAATGGTGGTACTTTAATGGAATTTAGTTTTAAAGAAGATATTGGTACTGAAGCTGTGAGAGATGTATTACAAAGTATTGATATAGCTGCTGATAGTAAGCTTCAGCATTCTGAAGGATCAGGTGAAAATGGAATTATTATTCGAGCTAGTTCTTTAGAATCAGAAGAAATAATAGCTATTGATGATGCAATTCATTCTGAATTTGAATCAGCAGAAATGCTGAGAACTGAGATGGTAGGACCTACTATTGGTAGAGAGCTGAGAATTAATGCTTTATTAGCGATGATTGTAGCCTCTATTGCTATAGTAGCTTATATTAGTTTTAGATTTGAGTTTAGATTTGCTGCAGTTTCTATAATTACTTTAATGCATGATATTTTAATAACTATTGGTATTTTTGCTATGTTAGGAAGAGAAGTTAATACAGCTTTTGTAGCTGCTTTATTAACCATAGTTGGTTACTCTATTAATGATACTATAGTTATTTTTGATAGAATTAGAGAAAATATGAAACTAATGCATAAAGCTCCATTTATTGAGCAGGCTAATACTGCTGTTGTTGATACTTTACCAAGGTCAATTAATACTTCAATAACTACTTTAATTACTATTTTAGCTATTTACTTCTTTGGTGGAGCTTCAATTCAAACATTTATGTTAGCACTCTTTATTGGAATGTTTGCTGGTACTTATTCTTCAATCTTTGTAGCTAGTCCATTATTAGTTACGTGGGAAGAAAAAATCAGTAAATAA
- a CDS encoding ABC1 kinase family protein, with protein sequence MDMNLPKHYRHFQRYSEIAQILVKNGLGFIISNLDLNKYLPFKKRINTDERPSSKILAVRIREVLQDLGPAYIKLGQLLSTRADIFPPVFITEMRKLQDKVPAEKFEDIEDFLKKELGSKFKTEIIDIKAEAVGAASIAQTHKVTLKNSQKAIMKIKRPKIDKKISVDLEIMENLAQQAEERNVFNSIIRPVEIIKEFRRTIKEELNFKSEMANIIRFRNDFANNQYITAPEVYSELSTANILIMEEIKGIKLRKISPNHPHNKFIAELGAKSLMQQVLINGFFHADPHPGNIFITDQKTITYVDFGMVGRITEMDRDLMALLFYALINKKINVLMDVILILGNKPDNFNRRRFQLDLEKILDRYYGSDLANLKIKAVFEDLQYFIYEHQIRMPQEFFLLFRAIAVSEGVGQDLDPNFNVIEVGKEFISEILKDRMQVNKIVSRLGSEVWKFGRKKHELNMQLKSFLDKLVKDDFTVNFRHTNLENLISRLDIISNRISMSMIIASLIIGSTLLIQTDMEPRVFNIPLLGFIGFSFAGILGLLLVISIFRSGKY encoded by the coding sequence ATGGATATGAATTTGCCTAAACATTATCGCCACTTTCAGCGCTATAGCGAAATTGCACAGATTCTTGTTAAAAATGGTCTTGGTTTTATTATTTCTAATTTAGATTTAAATAAGTATCTTCCTTTTAAAAAAAGAATAAATACTGACGAAAGACCCAGCAGCAAAATTTTGGCAGTTAGAATCAGAGAAGTTTTACAAGATTTAGGACCTGCTTATATTAAATTAGGTCAACTTTTAAGTACTAGAGCTGATATTTTTCCGCCTGTATTTATTACTGAAATGAGAAAATTACAAGATAAAGTTCCAGCAGAAAAATTTGAAGATATTGAAGACTTTTTAAAAAAAGAGTTAGGATCTAAATTTAAAACTGAAATTATAGACATAAAAGCTGAAGCAGTTGGAGCAGCTTCTATTGCCCAAACTCATAAGGTAACTTTAAAAAATAGTCAAAAAGCAATTATGAAAATAAAAAGACCGAAAATTGACAAAAAAATAAGTGTTGATTTAGAAATTATGGAAAACTTAGCTCAGCAAGCAGAAGAAAGAAATGTATTTAATTCTATTATTAGACCAGTAGAAATAATTAAAGAATTTAGAAGGACTATTAAAGAAGAATTGAATTTTAAAAGTGAAATGGCTAATATTATTAGGTTTAGAAACGATTTTGCCAATAACCAATATATTACAGCACCTGAAGTGTATTCTGAACTTTCTACTGCTAATATTTTAATTATGGAAGAGATTAAAGGAATCAAATTAAGAAAGATTAGTCCAAATCATCCTCATAATAAATTTATTGCTGAATTAGGAGCTAAATCGTTAATGCAGCAAGTTTTAATTAATGGTTTTTTTCATGCTGATCCTCATCCTGGTAATATCTTTATAACAGATCAAAAAACAATTACTTATGTTGATTTTGGAATGGTCGGTCGAATTACAGAGATGGATCGGGATTTAATGGCTTTGCTTTTTTATGCTTTAATTAATAAAAAAATAAATGTTTTAATGGATGTTATTTTAATTTTAGGTAATAAACCAGATAACTTTAATCGCCGTCGATTTCAACTTGATTTAGAAAAAATATTAGATAGATACTATGGAAGTGATTTAGCTAACCTTAAGATTAAAGCTGTCTTTGAAGATTTACAATATTTTATTTATGAACATCAAATTAGAATGCCTCAAGAATTCTTTTTACTTTTTAGAGCTATTGCTGTAAGTGAAGGAGTAGGACAGGATCTTGATCCAAATTTTAATGTAATAGAAGTTGGAAAAGAGTTTATTTCCGAAATTCTAAAAGATAGAATGCAGGTTAATAAAATAGTTTCACGTTTAGGCTCAGAAGTTTGGAAATTTGGCCGTAAAAAACATGAGCTAAATATGCAGCTTAAATCTTTTTTAGATAAACTTGTAAAAGATGATTTCACTGTTAATTTTAGACATACTAATTTAGAAAATTTGATTTCTAGATTAGATATTATTTCTAATCGAATTTCAATGAGTATGATTATTGCTTCTTTAATTATTGGTTCAACTTTATTAATTCAGACTGATATGGAGCCAAGGGTCTTTAATATACCTCTTTTAGGTTTTATTGGTTTCTCTTTTGCTGGTATTTTAGGCTTACTGCTTGTTATTTCTATTTTCCGTTCTGGAAAATATTAG
- the recJ gene encoding single-stranded-DNA-specific exonuclease RecJ, producing MEKIWEIKATKIKNKQKNNKKEILNKLLDQRGICSPEAKKRYLKPKLSYLSDPFLMPEMDKAVNRIKKAVKNKQQILIYGDYDVDGITSTALLSRFFKKAFNLEVKTFIPDRIKDGYGLSLSALKKNLEFDLIITVDCGITAIKEAEFLKDQGIDLIITDHHTPSDLLPEAKAIINHHLVKIDNYFAAEIAGVGTAYKLAQALSPISIAENKAEFLPLVALGTVADIAPLKNENRIFVKKGLQLLVENEILGLKILIEELKLDLKNISAGQIGYIIAPPLNAAGRIDNPKLALNLLISENKEESIQIAKKLIKTNKKRQKQEEKIYKNAESKIKNLNLEKEKSIILADSSWHSGIIGIVASRLLEKYNLPVILFAIDSQTKTAKGSARSIANLNIYQALKSCQSKIIDFGGHKAAAGLNLELDNFEKFKSLFQDYLKNNLSEEDYVKKIKIDLDLSLELITKEFILKLQKFKPFGVSNPAPKFIFKNLKAKKCYQMGKDNKHLKIYLENGVQAVAFNLGKQAAAIASSNFDLVAQPEINYWQGKENLQLKVKDYRLTADSKTVLVFENENYLFYDYRNQLNKKNTLLTILNSGIINQGAVYLNQKKQRKYLKSDQPEHYFFGSEYQFENEFSHLIFYSLPFSLTHFYKIINAFQKSQKQPKIKIILLFTELDFKYNCQVIAYLKKQEIAAKTENELDFKGSIRYNKLSRRMDNCRSLEELAFQDNLFELITNVSNFKEDKNGS from the coding sequence ATGGAAAAAATTTGGGAAATTAAAGCAACAAAAATAAAAAATAAACAAAAAAATAATAAAAAGGAAATTTTAAATAAATTATTAGATCAAAGAGGTATTTGTAGTCCAGAAGCAAAAAAAAGATATTTAAAGCCTAAATTAAGTTATTTAAGTGATCCTTTTTTAATGCCGGAGATGGATAAAGCAGTTAATCGAATAAAAAAGGCTGTTAAAAATAAGCAACAAATTCTAATTTATGGTGATTACGATGTGGATGGGATTACTTCTACAGCTTTATTATCTAGGTTTTTTAAAAAAGCTTTTAATTTGGAAGTGAAAACATTTATTCCAGATAGAATAAAAGATGGTTATGGTTTAAGTTTATCAGCTCTTAAAAAAAATTTAGAATTTGATTTAATTATTACAGTAGATTGTGGGATTACTGCGATTAAAGAAGCTGAATTTTTAAAAGATCAAGGAATCGATTTGATTATTACAGATCATCATACTCCTTCGGATTTATTACCAGAGGCAAAAGCTATTATTAATCATCACTTAGTAAAAATTGATAATTATTTTGCTGCCGAAATTGCTGGAGTTGGTACAGCTTATAAATTAGCTCAGGCTTTAAGTCCAATAAGTATTGCTGAAAATAAGGCAGAGTTTTTACCATTGGTAGCTTTAGGTACAGTAGCAGATATAGCACCCTTAAAAAATGAAAATAGAATTTTTGTTAAAAAAGGGTTACAGTTATTAGTAGAAAATGAAATTTTAGGACTAAAAATTTTAATTGAAGAATTAAAGCTTGATCTTAAAAATATTAGTGCTGGTCAAATTGGTTATATTATTGCTCCTCCGTTAAATGCTGCAGGCAGAATTGATAATCCCAAATTAGCATTAAATCTATTAATTAGTGAAAATAAAGAAGAAAGTATTCAAATCGCTAAAAAATTAATAAAAACAAATAAAAAACGTCAAAAACAAGAAGAGAAAATTTATAAAAATGCTGAGTCTAAAATTAAGAATTTAAATTTAGAAAAAGAAAAGTCAATTATTTTAGCTGATTCAAGCTGGCATTCAGGCATTATAGGTATTGTAGCTTCTCGTTTATTAGAAAAATATAATTTACCAGTTATTTTATTTGCTATTGATTCTCAAACTAAAACTGCTAAAGGTTCTGCTAGAAGTATTGCTAATTTAAATATTTATCAAGCATTAAAAAGCTGTCAGTCAAAAATAATTGATTTTGGCGGCCATAAAGCTGCAGCTGGTCTCAACCTTGAATTAGATAATTTTGAAAAATTCAAATCTCTTTTTCAAGATTATTTAAAAAATAATTTAAGTGAAGAAGACTATGTCAAAAAAATAAAAATTGATCTTGATTTAAGTTTAGAATTGATAACTAAAGAATTTATTTTGAAACTACAAAAATTTAAACCTTTTGGAGTGTCAAATCCAGCTCCTAAATTTATTTTTAAAAATCTTAAAGCTAAAAAATGCTATCAAATGGGTAAAGATAATAAACATTTAAAGATTTATTTGGAAAATGGAGTTCAGGCTGTAGCTTTTAATTTAGGTAAGCAAGCAGCAGCAATTGCGAGTTCTAATTTTGATTTAGTTGCCCAGCCTGAAATTAATTATTGGCAGGGTAAAGAAAATTTGCAGTTGAAAGTTAAAGATTATCGGTTAACTGCTGATTCTAAAACTGTTTTAGTTTTTGAAAATGAAAATTATTTATTTTATGATTATAGAAATCAGTTAAACAAAAAGAATACATTATTAACTATTTTGAATTCAGGTATTATTAATCAAGGAGCAGTTTATCTTAATCAAAAAAAACAACGAAAGTATTTAAAGTCAGATCAACCAGAACATTATTTTTTTGGAAGTGAATATCAGTTTGAGAATGAATTTTCTCATTTAATTTTTTATTCTTTGCCATTTTCTTTAACTCATTTTTATAAAATAATTAATGCTTTTCAAAAAAGTCAAAAACAGCCAAAAATTAAAATCATATTGTTATTTACGGAACTAGATTTTAAGTATAATTGTCAAGTTATAGCTTATCTTAAAAAGCAGGAAATAGCTGCTAAAACTGAAAATGAATTGGACTTTAAAGGCTCAATACGATATAATAAATTATCCAGGCGAATGGATAATTGTAGGAGTTTAGAAGAATTAGCTTTTCAAGATAATCTATTCGAACTGATTACAAATGTATCTAATTTTAAGGAGGATAAAAATGGATCTTAG
- a CDS encoding adenine phosphoribosyltransferase: protein MDLSQKIRNIPDFPKEGILFKDITPLLRDKEALKEAIVKMADMFREHEIDYVVGIEARGFLVGTPLAIELDKGFIPIRKPGKLPDEVLNVSYQLEYGKNEIEIHKDAINKGDKILLVDDLLATGGTTLAATQMIESLGGEVVGCAFLLELDELSGREVLKNYKVKSLLIS from the coding sequence ATGGATCTTAGTCAAAAAATAAGAAATATTCCTGATTTCCCAAAAGAAGGGATTTTATTTAAAGATATTACTCCACTTTTGAGAGATAAGGAAGCACTTAAAGAAGCCATAGTAAAAATGGCAGATATGTTTAGAGAACATGAGATTGATTATGTGGTAGGAATTGAAGCAAGAGGTTTTTTAGTAGGTACTCCTTTAGCTATTGAGTTGGATAAAGGTTTTATCCCAATTAGAAAGCCAGGTAAACTGCCAGATGAAGTATTAAATGTTTCTTATCAGTTAGAATACGGAAAAAATGAAATAGAAATACATAAGGATGCTATTAATAAAGGAGATAAAATTCTTTTAGTAGATGATCTATTAGCTACTGGAGGAACTACTTTAGCAGCTACTCAAATGATAGAAAGTTTAGGTGGAGAAGTTGTAGGTTGTGCATTTTTATTAGAATTAGATGAATTATCTGGCCGTGAAGTTTTAAAAAATTATAAAGTTAAATCATTATTAATTAGCTAA
- a CDS encoding RelA/SpoT family protein, with amino-acid sequence MELQTLLDKIKLYMDEPNLDLVKKAYSYAEKAHKEQYRVSGEPFVEHPLGVSIILAELELDIVSIVSSLLHDVVEDTSVSSQEIEKEFGAEVAHIVDGVTKLTRMQFKTKADQQAESLRKMFVAMAEDIRVVLIKLADRLHNMRTLNYLKKAKRKEKSRETIEIYAPLAHRLGMSKIKWELEDLSFRYLKPDMYYEISHKVQANRKQREKDIKEAIEKLNLTLESHSIEADIYGRPKHLYSIYNKMKRKEVEFDEIYDLTAVRVLVENVKECYEVLGVLHEIWKPMPGRFKDYIAMPKSNMYQSLHTTVIAPNGDPLEVQIRTYEMHKTAEYGIAAHWRYKEGKVGDEKFEEKLSWLRRLLEWQKDLQEPQEFMETLKIDLFEDEVFVFTPAGDVVSLPKEATPVDFAYYIHTEVGHKCVGAKVNSKIVPLEYKLENSDIVEILTSKKSNGPSRDWLNFVKTSKARSKVKHWFKKQRKDEIIEKGRKILADHLAKHNLELSEKEKEKELKEIAKALDRKDVDDLLEDLGYNNLSPKQVITKFKDYEPEKDVVKKPTHNHPKSSSVDKGISVKGMDDMLVRMAKCCNPVPGDEIIGYITRGRGVSVHRKDCKNLKNLSENEPERIIEVSWERGRTESYQVDLRIDAVDKSALLNDITNIIKEEKMNLLSVMARTSTQNRAVINLSLEVSSTEHMYDIMKKIESISGVLNVSRAKPA; translated from the coding sequence ATGGAATTACAAACTTTATTAGATAAAATAAAATTGTATATGGATGAACCCAATTTGGATCTGGTAAAAAAAGCTTATTCTTATGCAGAGAAAGCTCATAAAGAACAGTATAGAGTTTCGGGAGAACCCTTTGTAGAGCATCCATTAGGTGTTTCAATTATTTTAGCTGAGCTTGAATTGGATATAGTTTCTATTGTTTCATCTTTGTTACATGATGTAGTAGAAGATACAAGTGTTAGCAGTCAGGAAATTGAAAAAGAATTTGGAGCTGAAGTAGCTCATATTGTTGATGGAGTAACAAAATTAACAAGAATGCAGTTTAAAACTAAAGCTGATCAGCAAGCTGAAAGTTTAAGAAAAATGTTTGTTGCAATGGCTGAAGATATTAGGGTTGTTTTAATTAAACTTGCAGATCGTTTGCATAATATGAGGACTTTAAATTATCTAAAAAAGGCAAAGAGAAAAGAAAAATCGCGTGAAACTATTGAAATTTATGCTCCACTTGCTCATCGATTAGGAATGTCAAAAATAAAGTGGGAACTAGAAGATTTATCTTTTAGATACTTAAAACCTGATATGTATTATGAAATATCGCATAAAGTACAAGCAAATCGTAAACAACGGGAAAAAGACATTAAAGAGGCAATAGAAAAACTAAATCTTACTTTAGAGTCACATTCTATAGAGGCTGATATTTATGGTAGACCAAAACACCTTTATAGTATTTATAATAAAATGAAGCGGAAAGAAGTAGAATTTGATGAAATTTATGATTTAACAGCAGTTAGGGTTTTAGTCGAAAATGTTAAAGAATGTTATGAAGTGCTCGGTGTTTTACATGAAATTTGGAAACCAATGCCAGGTAGGTTTAAAGATTATATTGCTATGCCTAAATCAAATATGTATCAATCTTTGCATACTACAGTTATTGCTCCAAATGGTGATCCACTTGAGGTCCAAATTCGGACTTATGAAATGCATAAAACTGCTGAATATGGAATTGCTGCTCATTGGCGTTATAAAGAGGGTAAAGTAGGAGACGAAAAGTTTGAAGAAAAATTATCTTGGTTAAGAAGACTTTTAGAGTGGCAGAAGGATTTGCAAGAACCCCAGGAGTTTATGGAGACTCTGAAAATTGATTTGTTTGAAGATGAAGTTTTTGTTTTTACTCCTGCAGGAGATGTTGTTTCACTTCCTAAAGAAGCTACTCCAGTAGATTTTGCTTATTATATTCATACTGAAGTTGGTCATAAATGTGTTGGTGCTAAAGTTAATAGTAAAATTGTTCCATTGGAATATAAACTAGAAAATAGTGATATTGTAGAGATATTAACATCTAAAAAGAGTAATGGACCTTCTCGTGACTGGTTAAATTTTGTCAAAACATCAAAAGCGAGAAGTAAAGTTAAGCATTGGTTTAAAAAGCAAAGAAAAGATGAAATTATAGAAAAAGGAAGAAAAATTTTAGCTGATCATTTAGCTAAACATAATTTAGAATTAAGTGAAAAAGAAAAAGAAAAAGAATTAAAAGAAATAGCAAAAGCATTGGATAGAAAAGATGTTGATGATTTGTTAGAAGACTTAGGTTATAATAATCTTAGTCCTAAACAAGTTATAACTAAATTTAAAGATTATGAGCCTGAAAAAGATGTAGTGAAAAAACCAACCCATAATCATCCAAAATCTTCTTCAGTTGATAAAGGCATTTCTGTTAAAGGTATGGATGATATGTTAGTTAGAATGGCTAAATGCTGTAATCCTGTACCAGGTGATGAAATTATAGGTTATATAACTAGAGGTAGAGGGGTTTCTGTCCATAGAAAGGATTGTAAGAATTTGAAGAATCTTTCAGAAAATGAGCCAGAAAGAATTATAGAGGTTAGTTGGGAGCGCGGTCGGACAGAGTCTTATCAAGTTGATTTAAGAATTGATGCAGTTGATAAGAGTGCTTTACTCAATGATATTACTAATATAATTAAAGAAGAAAAAATGAATTTATTATCTGTGATGGCTCGAACAAGCACTCAAAATAGGGCAGTTATTAACTTATCCCTAGAGGTAAGCTCTACTGAGCATATGTATGATATAATGAAAAAAATAGAATCAATTTCAGGTGTGCTGAATGTTAGTCGAGCTAAACCTGCTTAA
- the dtd gene encoding D-aminoacyl-tRNA deacylase: MRAVVQRVKKAEVKIDSKVTAKIKAGLLVFLGIGKEDEYQDADYLLEKIINLRIFEDEAEKMNLSALDLNKELLLVSQFTLFGDCRKGRRPSFFEAAPPNEAKKIYNYFVKEAEKSELKIETGKFQAMMDISLVNDGPVTMLIDSKKNF; encoded by the coding sequence ATGCGTGCTGTAGTTCAAAGAGTAAAAAAGGCAGAAGTGAAAATAGATTCTAAAGTAACTGCTAAAATAAAAGCTGGTTTATTAGTGTTTTTAGGGATTGGAAAAGAAGATGAGTATCAAGATGCTGATTATCTTTTAGAAAAGATTATTAATTTAAGAATTTTTGAAGATGAAGCAGAAAAAATGAACCTTTCAGCTCTTGATCTAAATAAAGAGTTATTATTAGTTTCACAGTTTACACTGTTTGGAGATTGCAGAAAAGGTCGCAGGCCTAGTTTTTTTGAGGCAGCTCCTCCTAATGAAGCTAAAAAGATATATAATTATTTTGTAAAAGAAGCCGAAAAATCAGAACTTAAAATTGAAACTGGAAAATTCCAAGCAATGATGGATATTAGTTTAGTTAATGATGGCCCAGTGACAATGTTAATTGATAGTAAAAAGAATTTTTAA
- a CDS encoding MBL fold metallo-hydrolase: MKLEKFTVGQIMSKCYILSENGKALIIDPGAEGEKIYNYLKENNLKLKYIINTHGHFDHIGANQFLKTKTDAKILAHPKANLKFEDPSLNLSTILKREEITSPALDRALKDGDSINFEGLNLEIITTPGHSEDGISIYLKEKAMLFSGDCIFANGIGRTDLVDSNFQDLKNSIEEKIFKLPAEVEFFAGHGPVSNLENFKTRVWPSFK; this comes from the coding sequence GTGAAATTAGAAAAATTTACTGTAGGTCAAATTATGTCAAAATGCTATATTCTTTCTGAGAATGGAAAGGCTTTAATAATAGATCCAGGAGCAGAAGGAGAAAAAATATATAATTATTTAAAAGAGAATAATTTGAAATTAAAGTACATTATTAACACACATGGCCATTTTGACCATATTGGAGCAAATCAATTTTTAAAAACAAAAACTGATGCTAAAATTTTAGCTCATCCCAAAGCAAATTTAAAATTTGAAGATCCTAGTTTGAATTTATCTACAATATTAAAAAGAGAAGAAATTACTTCTCCTGCTCTAGACAGAGCTCTTAAAGATGGAGATTCTATAAATTTTGAAGGTCTTAATTTAGAAATAATAACTACTCCAGGACATAGTGAAGATGGTATTTCTATTTATCTTAAAGAAAAAGCCATGCTTTTTTCAGGAGATTGTATTTTTGCCAATGGAATTGGAAGAACCGATTTAGTAGATAGTAATTTTCAGGATTTAAAAAATTCGATAGAAGAAAAAATATTTAAGCTTCCAGCTGAAGTGGAATTTTTTGCTGGTCATGGTCCAGTAAGTAATTTGGAAAATTTCAAAACAAGAGTTTGGCCTTCATTTAAATAA